The DNA sequence CAGCGCAAGGTCGCCAACGTGCTCCTCCTCAACGCCTTCGAGGAGCTGGCCGACGACCGCGTCGAGCGCCACGAGATCGCCCTCCGCGACCTCGCCCGCATCTGCGGCTTCGACTCCAACAACTGGGAGTACCTCCAGGACGCCCTCCGCGCCCTCACCGACGTCCGCATCGAGTGGAACGTCCTGGACAAGGACGGCAAGAAGCGGTGGGGGAGAAGCGCCTACCTCGCCGAGGTCGAGATGGTCGAGCGCTCCGGCACGGCCTCCTACGTCTACCCGCCCACGCTCCGCCGCCAGCTCGCCAACCCCGCCGTCTACGCCCGGATCAACCTCGCCATCCAGGCCCGCTTCGGCTCCGGCTACGCCCTCGCGCTCTACGAGAACTGCGTCCGCTTCCGCAAGGTCGGCACCACCGGCTTCCTCCCGCTCGACACCTGGCGCGGCCTCCTCGGCGTCGAGGAGGGGCAGTACCCCGAGTACAAGTACCTCAACAAGCAGGTCCTCAAGCGCGCCGCCGACGAGGTCAACCGCTACTCGGACATCCGCGTCGAGATGGAGACCAAGAAGGAGGGCCGCTCCGTCGCCGCCCTCCGCTTCACCGTCGCCGAGGCGGGCGACGAAGCGGTCCAGGCCTCTGGCGCCGTCGGCCCCGCCATCCGCCAAGCCCTCGGCGCCGTCCCCGACCCCCGCTCGCTCGCCCCCGAGCCCGCCGAGGTCATCGCCGACCACCCCCTCGCCGACCTCCAGCGCCGCCTGCTCACCTTCGGCCTCTCCGAGGCGCAGGCCCTCGACCTCTCCACCGAGTTCGACCCCGCGCGCGTCGCCACCAACCTCGACCACGTCGAAGCCGAGATCGACAAGGGCGAGGTCAAGAACGTCGCCGCCTTCACCGTCGCGGCCGTCCGGGGCGACTACGCCGCGAGCGCCGGGCCGCCCGCGGTCGTCCGCCAGGCCGAGGAGAAAAAAGCCGACGCCAAGCGCGCCCGCGATGCCCAACAGCGTCAGCGCGAGGAGCGCAAGGCGCAAGCGGCGCAGTCCGAGCGCGAGAGGGGAGAGGCCCGCGACCGCGCGCTCGACGAAGCGTTCGCCGCCCTCCCTCAGGCCGAACAGGACGCCCTCACCGACGAGGCCGTCGCCCGCATGAGAGCGGATGCGCCCCCCATCCACGCCTGGTACCGCGAGGCCGCCGAGGCGGGCACGCCAGAGGCCGACATGCGCCCCGCCGTGCTGTCCACCCTCCGCGCCTTCCGGCGGGACCTCGTCGCCGCGATCTCGTCGCCGAGCAGCTAGGCCGCTGGCGGAGGAGGTCCGGCCCGTGCGCTGGATAGCGTCGCCAGCGCGCTTGGTATCCCGAGCGTTCCGCTTAGACCCCAGCGCCAGCCCGTAGCCGTCGTCTCCTCGGCTTGAGTGACAGGCTACGCTCGGACAACCGCCACCTCCTCCCACCGCGTCGTGTACCGCGGGCTCATCCGCTCCCGACGCATCTCCCACGCCGGCGCGCCAGAGGCCTCCCGCGCCCGCCGGAGCGCCTCTGGCGCCCCCTGGCTCGCCACCACGACCGCCCGCTTCCCGTACTTCCGGTTCGCCGCGTCCAGCGCCTCCATCAGCGCCTGACGCCTCTGGCGGCCCGCCGCCGTGTCGCCGTCCGTGATCGCGCGCCGGCCGCCAGAGGCCGGCCGGCCGCCAGGGGCCGGGAACAGCCCCCGCTGCTCCGTCCCCACCGGCCGGATCTCCGCCAGCATCACGCCCGCTTTCCGGTAGCGGTAGGGCACGCCTCTGGCGTCGCACCCGGCATGCGCCCGCTCCAGACACCGCCTTGCCGCCCCGACCAGCGCCGCCGAGTCCGCCGTCGCCTCGGCCAGCACCTCGTCCCCGCTGCCCGACCGATGCGGCCCCGCCCCGAACCGCTTCGTCGTCACGAACGCCGAGATCCGACCCGCGACGAGCCCCTCCGCCCGCAGCTTCTCCGCCGCCCGCGCCGCGTGCGTCGCCACGGCCTGGGAGATCGCCGCCAAGTCGCCCGTCGGCTCGCCAAAGCTGCGCGATTTGACAAGCGTCTGCCGCGCCACCGGCGCGTCCTCCAAGGGCAGACACGACACGCCCCTGAGCTCCATCGCTGTCCGGAGTAGCACCACGTTGAACCGGCTCCGCAAGAGGCCGTCGGGCAGCGCCGCGAGCCCCAGCGCTGTCGTCGCGCCCAGCGCCTCCAGGCTCAAAGCCCACCGGCGCCCCACGCCCCACACGTCGCCGACCGGCATCGACCGCAACCAGCGCTCGCGCTCCGGGTGCCCCCACAGGCACACGCACGGCTCCTCGCCTCTGGCGAGCCGCACCTTCGCCCACTCGCTCGCCGCCTTGGCGAGCGTCTTCGTCTCCGCCCACGAGACCCGCACCGGGATCCCCGTCCACCGCAGCACCCGCGCCCGGATCTCGCGCGCCCGCCGCTCCATCTCCGCGCAGACCGCCTCTGGCGTCCCGTCGAGAGCCTGTCCCGGACCCCGACCCGGGATCGGCACGCTCAGAAATGCCTCGTCCACGCTGTACACCTCCACGTCCGGCGTGAACGTCTCCAGGCACGCCATCACCCGGCGGCTCATGTCGCCGTACAAGGTGTAGTTGGACGAGAACACCCGCACGCCCTGCGTCGCCAGCTCGCGCCTGTGCTTGAAAAACGGCGCGCCCATCGGGATGCCGAGGTCCTTCACCTCCTGCGAGCGTGCGATGATGCAGCCGTCGTTGTTGGAGAGCACGGCCACGGGCACGCCCTCCAGCGACGGGTCGAAGACCCGCTCGCACGAGCAGTAGAACGCCGAGCAGTCCACGAGCGCGAACAGCCGCCGCGGCCGCCCCTCGCCAGAGGCCCGGACGCCAGAGGCCCGGACGCCAGAGGCCCCTGGCGCTCGCGCAGCCTCGTCCGAGCCCAGAGGGCAGGGGAGGGGCGCCCCTTCTGCTACTGGCCACTCCCCACTCCCCACTGGCCCGCTCACCGGCCCCGCCGCGCGTCGTGCAGCACGTACGTCACCACGCCCCACACCACCAGGTCCTGCCCCTCGCGCAGCTCGATCGACGGGTACGCCGGGTTCGCCGCGAGCAGCGCCGTCCGCTTCCCCTGCCGCAGGAACCGCTTGACGGTCAGCTCCCCGTCGACGGCCGCCACGACGACATCGCCAGAGGCCGGCTCGACCGCCCGGTCCACCAGCAGCAGGTCGCCCGAGAGGATCCCCGCGCCCGTCATCGACTCCCCATCGGCCCGCATCCAGTAGCACGACGGCGAGAGCGCGCCGGTCAGTTCGTGGAGGTCCAAGTGCCCCTCCACGTAGTCGTCGGCAGGGGAGGGGAAGCCCGCCGAGACGCGCGAGAGCACGAGCGGCAACGGCGGTCCCGGCCCGACCTCGCTCGCCGGGACGTAGGCCGTGATCACCAGCTCGCCGGGCGTCGCGATCGGCGCCGACGCGCCGTCGCCAGAGATGCCGGAAGCGGCGCCGTCGCCCGAGGATGTGTCGAAGTGGAAGGGCATGAGGCGAGAGGGGAGAGGCACCCAACGCTCGCGCGTCCCCCGTGCCACATCACGTGTCACGGCCCCTCTGGCGCGCCCACGGCCGCCTCTGTCGCGCGCCGCCGCTCGGCGCGATGCCCATGCCTGACCCCGAGTCCCGGACCCTCTGAGGGCCTCCCAGGGCGCGAGAGGTCGCTGCACATATGACAGACATGAGCCACGGCGCGCGGGTCTCCACACCCGGCACCTGCGCCGCGGAGGTCGTAGGGAAGGGGAGGGGGCGGCGGCGCTCGTGGCAAGCAACGCACCGTGCTCGGCCCGTCAAGGCCGTCGGGCGGCAGGCCGCCCTCGCACGCGCCCACCGCGCGTTGCACGCGCGCCAGGCGGCCTTGACCGTCCTGCGCGCGGCGCGGGCGCGGGGGCGTGCGCCGTCGGCGCTCCGGTCCAAACCCTGCGCGCGTGTTCGCGCGCACTCTGGGTCGCTCGTGTCCCGTCCCGTGTCTCACCATGTTCCGCTCGTTCCTCTCCTCTCCTGCGTTCCGGCGCTTCCTCGGGGCTCCGGCTCCGGTCCTCATCTACGGCGTCCTGGCGCTGCTCTTCGCCTGGGGCGCGGTCCACGTCGGCTGGCAGTCCGCGGGCTGCGCCGTGTGCGGCTTCGTCTCGCTGTTCTTCATCGGCGTCGTGGCCGGTGAACTCCGCTA is a window from the Rubricoccus marinus genome containing:
- a CDS encoding replication initiation protein, encoding MRAVLSSRTLTGRLAPAAPTNDHLKVGRADPRPVSPPRAPPRPIQTSLLLGLDDPARPGAVEVKKHVGAVHSKAPLSLLQRKVANVLLLNAFEELADDRVERHEIALRDLARICGFDSNNWEYLQDALRALTDVRIEWNVLDKDGKKRWGRSAYLAEVEMVERSGTASYVYPPTLRRQLANPAVYARINLAIQARFGSGYALALYENCVRFRKVGTTGFLPLDTWRGLLGVEEGQYPEYKYLNKQVLKRAADEVNRYSDIRVEMETKKEGRSVAALRFTVAEAGDEAVQASGAVGPAIRQALGAVPDPRSLAPEPAEVIADHPLADLQRRLLTFGLSEAQALDLSTEFDPARVATNLDHVEAEIDKGEVKNVAAFTVAAVRGDYAASAGPPAVVRQAEEKKADAKRARDAQQRQREERKAQAAQSERERGEARDRALDEAFAALPQAEQDALTDEAVARMRADAPPIHAWYREAAEAGTPEADMRPAVLSTLRAFRRDLVAAISSPSS
- a CDS encoding Y-family DNA polymerase, with the translated sequence MSGPVGSGEWPVAEGAPLPCPLGSDEAARAPGASGVRASGVRASGEGRPRRLFALVDCSAFYCSCERVFDPSLEGVPVAVLSNNDGCIIARSQEVKDLGIPMGAPFFKHRRELATQGVRVFSSNYTLYGDMSRRVMACLETFTPDVEVYSVDEAFLSVPIPGRGPGQALDGTPEAVCAEMERRAREIRARVLRWTGIPVRVSWAETKTLAKAASEWAKVRLARGEEPCVCLWGHPERERWLRSMPVGDVWGVGRRWALSLEALGATTALGLAALPDGLLRSRFNVVLLRTAMELRGVSCLPLEDAPVARQTLVKSRSFGEPTGDLAAISQAVATHAARAAEKLRAEGLVAGRISAFVTTKRFGAGPHRSGSGDEVLAEATADSAALVGAARRCLERAHAGCDARGVPYRYRKAGVMLAEIRPVGTEQRGLFPAPGGRPASGGRRAITDGDTAAGRQRRQALMEALDAANRKYGKRAVVVASQGAPEALRRAREASGAPAWEMRRERMSPRYTTRWEEVAVVRA
- a CDS encoding LexA family protein translates to MPFHFDTSSGDGAASGISGDGASAPIATPGELVITAYVPASEVGPGPPLPLVLSRVSAGFPSPADDYVEGHLDLHELTGALSPSCYWMRADGESMTGAGILSGDLLLVDRAVEPASGDVVVAAVDGELTVKRFLRQGKRTALLAANPAYPSIELREGQDLVVWGVVTYVLHDARRGR